In Mycteria americana isolate JAX WOST 10 ecotype Jacksonville Zoo and Gardens chromosome 5, USCA_MyAme_1.0, whole genome shotgun sequence, one DNA window encodes the following:
- the EXOC3L4 gene encoding exocyst complex component 3-like protein 4 gives MNRNTELDPRSITSEPASLTNSAGEEKMEVDSELSSPTLHSGESGFFERGIKTMLSIRISKRSLNKEKGKEGTGTWKGKRLSLRFSKSYEENKTMICNGTEKISEKIAAEPIQGKPLSVMEINELIQKRQLLEAFASIRYLEDETIAERDAEKYKDNPQEFVRKSRDVDLLYNSITKAIQSIVVGTLEHPTVEDTMLTSLVTLIAREEAAHPNTGNAARPGSDLLGTPRKWREEWREAINESARKRVQRVPMASKEEEHSWLDLHLGFLQKHLSQDLLKIKLSVKKCYPEEYQVCDMYVGAFHKAIASHLQDLSQRPLEFNELYTLLNWVANTYRSELFLGHPDLKPEVKTEDLSLLLTPADWDKLKNDYITSAKGKIKSYFGNILRLEVTERWEKEVHPEVKENLYHSSLSFDIQTIIGEHMKISGAISRSLGTKMLELCLAELHEFIPRFGEEFVAWSTARDSPIFAPYFTAYINSFHDLLSALETVFKVNTEELQKILATLTRNFTNIFLNKLRTKAQPLLKKILTKDWILATERPDSLASAVSQFSKHLQHMREPMGQELLRDVHKYVVREYIMQVIKPRGKMNEETRQRVSEKMNEEARILNNTLIDQGSDSDWLLPAIHHIADIIGEKKKDKIKEHVKELCQDYPDIRKEHVLAVLALRGLGRTRRAAIFRQGCRALESPDSGVGSTLFTEIDAPVIMSCF, from the exons ATGAATAGAAATACTGAGTTAGACCCAAGGAGCATAACCTCAGAACCAGCCTCTCTGACGAACAGTGCAGGGGAGGAAAAGATGGAGGTTGATTCTGAACTGAGCAGCCCAACTTTGCATAGTGGGGAGAGTGGCTTCTTTGAAAGAGGTATTAAAACAATGTTAAGCATCCGGATATCAAAACGAAGTCtgaacaaagagaaaggaaaggaaggtaCTGGTACTTGGAAAGGAAAACGACTTTCTTTGCGATTCTCCAAGAGCTATGAGGAGAACAAAACCATGATCTGTAATGGCACGGAGAAGATTAGTGAGAAGATAGCAGCAGAGCCCATTCAGGGAAAACCTCTTTCAG TAATGGAAATCAATGAACTTATTCAGAAAAGGCAACTTTTGGAAGCATTTGCAAGTATCAGATACCTGGAAGATGAGACTATAGCTGAACGAGATGCTGAGAAATACAAAGATAACCCCCAGGAGTTTGTGAGGAAATCCAGGGATGTGGATTTGCTTTATAACTCCATCACGAAAGCGATCCAGTCCATCGTGGTGGGAACACTGGAGCATCCCACTGTAGAGGATACCATGCTGACCTCCCTGGTGACTTTAATTGCCCGCGAAGAAGCAGCTCATCCTAACACAGGCAACGCTGCTCGTCCTGGGTCAGACTTGCTCGGCACACCCAGAAAGTGGAGGGAGGAGTGGAGGGAAGCTATCAACGAGAGCGCTAGAAAGAGAGTCCAGAGGGTACCCATGGCATCAAAGGAAGAAGAACATTCTTGGCTGGATCTCCACTTAGGTTTCCTCCAGAAACACCTGAGCCAAGACTTACTGAAAATCAAGTTATCAGTAAAAAAGTGCTACCCAGAGGAGTACCAGGTGTGTGACATGTACGTGGGGGCTTTTCACAAGGCCATTGCCTCACACTTGCAAGATCTCTCCCAGAGACCGCTGGAATTCAACGAGCTCTACACCTTGCTCAACTGGGTGGCCAACACCTACCGCAG TGAACTCTTTCTGGGTCACCCTGATCTCAAACCAGAAGTTAAGACAGAAGACCTGTCCCTGCTGTTAACACCAGCTGATTGGGATAAACTGAAGAATGACTACATCACTTCTGCAAAG GGGAAAATCAAAAGCTATTTTGGAAACATCCTGAGACTGGAGGTCACggagaggtgggagaaggaagtTCATCCAGAAGTGAAGGAAAACCTCTACCACTCCTCGCTCTCCTTTGATATTCAAACG ATCATCGGGGAGCACATGAAGATATCTGGAGCGATCAGCAGAAGCTTGGGAACGAAAATGCTTGAgctgtgcctggcagagctgcaTGAATTCATACCAAG GTTCGGGGAGGAGTTTGTGGCGTGGAGCACTGCGCGGGACAGCCCCATCTTTGCACCCTATTTCACTGCCTACATCAACAGCTTCCACGACCTGCT gtCAGCGTTAGAAACAGTGTTTAAGGTCAACACTGAGGAACTGCAGAAGATTTTGGCAACTCTGACAAGGAACttcactaatatttttttaaataaattaagaacaaaagcaCAG CCACTCCTTAAGAAAATCCTGACCAAGGACTGGATTTTGGCGACAGAAAGGCCGGACTCGCTGGCGTCGGCGGTGTCGCAGTTCTCCAAGCACCTGCAGCACATGAGGGAGCCCATGGGGCAG GAGCTTCTACGTGACGTTCATAAGTACGTGGTGAGGGAATACATCATGCAGGTCATCAAACCCAGAGGGAAAATGAATGAGGAGACACGGCAGCGAGTGAGTGAAAAGATGAATGAGGAAGCCAGAATCCTTAATAATACGCTCATCGATCAG GGCTCTGACTCCGACTGGCTCCTTCCCGCCATACATCACATCGCCGATATCattggggagaagaaaaaagacaagatcAAGGAGCACGTCAAGGAGCTGTGTCAGGATTATCCAGATATCAG GAAGGAGCACGTCCTGGCGGTCCTCGCGCTCCGGGGGCTGGGCCGCACCAGGAGAGCAGCGATTTTTCGGCAAGGCTGCCGTGCACTGGAGAGCCCCGACAGTGGAGTGGGCAGCACGCTCTTCACTGAAATTGATGCCCCGGTGATCATGAGCTGCTTCTAA